A genomic stretch from Eubacterium sulci ATCC 35585 includes:
- a CDS encoding RNA polymerase sigma factor RpoD (sigma factors are initiation factors that promote the attachment of RNA polymerase to specific initiation sites and are then released; primary sigma factor of bacterium), protein MSVKEIEDTKVQEFKAEELSNLPPEQLKIELIKRLEEKGKSNDNRLTYIDVSDYLEHFDLDKTVIDEIYDTLLTNDIEIENFTEDFSMLMNIEDDAEDEDDGVVLDKDGSIDVDATVPKGISVDDPVRMYLKEIGKVPLLTADEEIELAKRMEEGDEYAKMKLCEANLRLVVSIAKRYVGRGMLFLDLIQEGNLGLIKAVDKFDYRKGYKFSTYATWWIRQAITRSIADQARTIRIPVHMVETINKLIRVSRQLLQTYGREPSPEEIAKEMGITVDKVREIQKIAQEPVSLETPIGEEEDSHLGDFIPDDDVPAPAEAAAFSMLKEQLVEVLDTLTDREQKVLKLRFGLDDGRSRTLEEVGKEFDVTRERIRQIEAKALRKLRHPSRSKKLKDYLE, encoded by the coding sequence ATGAGCGTTAAAGAAATCGAAGATACTAAAGTACAAGAATTCAAAGCAGAAGAGCTAAGCAATCTTCCACCAGAACAACTAAAAATTGAACTTATTAAGCGTCTTGAGGAAAAGGGCAAATCAAACGATAATCGTTTGACATACATAGATGTTTCCGACTATCTTGAACACTTTGATCTAGATAAGACTGTAATCGATGAAATCTACGATACTTTGCTTACAAATGACATTGAGATAGAAAATTTCACCGAGGATTTTTCTATGCTAATGAATATTGAAGATGATGCAGAAGATGAAGATGATGGCGTTGTCCTCGATAAGGATGGAAGCATTGACGTTGATGCAACAGTTCCTAAGGGAATTTCAGTTGATGACCCTGTGCGTATGTATCTTAAGGAAATAGGTAAGGTTCCGCTACTTACAGCTGATGAGGAGATTGAGCTTGCTAAGCGAATGGAAGAAGGCGACGAATATGCTAAGATGAAGCTTTGTGAGGCAAACCTTAGACTTGTTGTAAGCATAGCAAAGAGATATGTTGGTAGAGGTATGCTATTTCTAGATTTGATTCAGGAAGGCAATCTTGGACTCATCAAAGCAGTCGATAAATTTGACTACCGCAAGGGCTATAAGTTCTCAACATATGCAACATGGTGGATTCGTCAGGCTATAACAAGATCAATCGCAGACCAGGCAAGAACAATCAGAATACCAGTTCACATGGTTGAGACTATAAACAAGCTCATAAGAGTATCAAGACAGCTACTTCAGACATACGGAAGAGAACCATCTCCAGAGGAAATTGCAAAGGAAATGGGAATCACGGTTGATAAAGTAAGAGAAATCCAAAAGATAGCACAGGAGCCAGTTTCGCTAGAAACACCTATAGGTGAGGAAGAGGATAGCCATCTTGGAGACTTTATTCCAGACGATGATGTTCCAGCACCAGCAGAGGCTGCTGCATTTTCAATGCTAAAGGAGCAACTCGTTGAGGTTCTCGACACTCTGACAGATAGAGAGCAGAAGGTCCTAAAGCTTAGATTTGGTCTAGATGATGGTCGTTCAAGAACTCTAGAAGAGGTTGGTAAGGAATTTGACGTTACACGTGAGCGTATCAGACAGATAGAGGCTAAAGCACTTCGTAAACTTAGACATCCTAGCAGAAGCAAGAAGCTAAAGGATTATTTGGAGTAA
- a CDS encoding endoribonuclease L-PSP, whose product MNKAIIAKNAPAAVGPYVHAVQAGNLLFVSGQLGLDPVSGDLKEGLEAQAVQALENMKAVLNEAGYELTDVVKTTVFIDNMNDFVKVNDIYAKYFDDCKPARSCVEVAKLPKGGLVEIECIASK is encoded by the coding sequence ATGAACAAAGCAATAATAGCAAAGAATGCACCTGCAGCAGTTGGACCATATGTACATGCAGTTCAGGCAGGTAATTTACTTTTCGTTTCAGGACAGCTGGGACTTGATCCAGTGAGTGGAGACCTTAAGGAAGGTCTAGAGGCACAGGCAGTTCAGGCTTTAGAGAATATGAAGGCGGTATTGAACGAAGCAGGATATGAGCTTACAGATGTTGTGAAGACAACTGTGTTCATTGATAACATGAATGATTTTGTTAAGGTTAACGATATTTATGCTAAGTATTTTGATGATTGTAAGCCTGCAAGATCATGCGTAGAAGTTGCTAAGCTTCCAAAGGGTGGACTTGTAGAAATCGAGTGCATTGCATCAAAATAA
- a CDS encoding endoribonuclease L-PSP: MNKAIIAKNAPAAVGPYVHAVQAGSLLFVSGQLGLDPVSGELKEGLEAQAVQALENMKAVLSEAGYELTDVVKTTVFIDDMNDFVKVNEIYAKYFDDCKPARSCVEVAKLPKGGLVEIECIASK; encoded by the coding sequence ATGAACAAAGCAATAATAGCAAAGAATGCGCCAGCAGCAGTTGGACCATATGTACATGCAGTTCAGGCAGGTAGTCTACTTTTCGTTTCAGGACAGCTAGGACTTGATCCGGTAAGTGGTGAGCTTAAGGAAGGCCTAGAAGCGCAAGCTGTTCAGGCTCTTGAGAATATGAAGGCAGTTTTGAGCGAAGCTGGATACGAGCTTACAGATGTAGTAAAGACAACTGTTTTTATCGATGATATGAATGACTTTGTTAAGGTTAATGAGATTTATGCTAAGTATTTTGATGATTGTAAGCCTGCAAGATCATGCGTAGAAGTTGCTAAGCTTCCAAAGGGTGGACTTGTAGAAATCGAGTGCATTGCATCAAAATAA
- a CDS encoding multidrug transporter MatE: MENTVEIKDNSISEADKMGTMPVGKLLMSMAWPAILSMTINALYNIVDSIFVAQISQEALTAVSFVMPIQLLVIAITVGTGVGVNSLIARRLGAKRQKEADLAACTSIRIGILNYLIFLFIGVFLTVPFMSHYTSNPDILSAGTTYMRIVMCFSMFMSVEILLEKVLQSTGNMIIPMICSLTGAIVNLILDPILIFGLLGAPKLGVAGAAIATVIGQACSLIVSATFIKKKEHAVNIKLFGFKMDWKIFRDIYAVGLPSIIMQAIGSVMLLGYNNILSAEPIAVAVLGIYFKIQSFIFMPVFGLNQGAMPLFGYNFGARNKARLMKTYKLALIVALIIMGIGFILFQVIPEFFLRMFNADDSMMSIGVPALRRISICFLPAAFGIITATLFQGTGHGIYSLFASLIRQLFGILPLAYLLYHFYGVSASWFSFPLAEILGLSYSAIMLTHLYNKQIKQL; the protein is encoded by the coding sequence ATGGAAAATACAGTAGAAATCAAAGACAATAGCATATCAGAAGCTGATAAGATGGGAACCATGCCTGTTGGCAAGCTTCTAATGTCTATGGCTTGGCCTGCAATATTATCCATGACGATAAATGCGCTCTACAATATCGTAGATAGCATTTTTGTAGCGCAGATAAGCCAGGAGGCACTGACTGCGGTTTCATTTGTAATGCCTATACAGCTTCTTGTTATTGCAATTACAGTTGGAACAGGTGTTGGAGTAAACTCTTTGATAGCGAGAAGACTCGGGGCTAAGAGGCAAAAGGAAGCTGATTTAGCTGCATGTACGAGTATCAGGATAGGAATACTAAATTATTTGATATTCCTCTTCATAGGGGTGTTCTTGACAGTTCCTTTTATGTCTCACTATACGAGCAATCCTGATATTTTAAGCGCAGGTACTACCTATATGAGGATAGTAATGTGCTTCAGCATGTTCATGTCAGTTGAGATTCTTTTAGAGAAGGTTTTGCAGTCCACCGGTAATATGATAATACCGATGATTTGCTCTCTTACAGGTGCGATAGTTAATTTAATCCTAGATCCTATTTTGATCTTTGGACTTCTTGGTGCACCTAAGCTAGGAGTTGCTGGTGCTGCTATTGCTACGGTTATTGGACAGGCGTGTAGCCTTATTGTTTCAGCTACATTTATTAAGAAGAAGGAGCATGCAGTAAATATTAAGCTTTTCGGCTTTAAGATGGATTGGAAAATCTTTAGGGATATATATGCGGTTGGTCTTCCTTCTATCATAATGCAGGCTATAGGCTCTGTAATGTTGCTTGGATATAATAATATTCTATCAGCAGAACCAATAGCTGTAGCTGTCTTAGGTATCTACTTTAAAATACAGTCATTTATCTTCATGCCAGTTTTTGGACTTAACCAAGGTGCTATGCCACTTTTTGGGTATAACTTTGGTGCAAGGAACAAAGCTAGGTTGATGAAAACATATAAGTTAGCACTAATTGTAGCATTGATTATAATGGGAATTGGTTTTATCCTGTTTCAGGTTATTCCAGAGTTTTTCCTCAGAATGTTCAATGCTGATGACAGTATGATGAGCATCGGTGTACCGGCACTAAGGAGAATAAGCATATGTTTCTTGCCGGCGGCCTTTGGTATCATAACTGCAACGCTCTTTCAGGGCACAGGACATGGGATTTACAGCCTTTTTGCGTCTTTGATAAGACAGCTTTTTGGCATTTTACCTTTAGCATATTTGCTTTATCATTTCTATGGTGTATCTGCATCTTGGTTTTCATTTCCACTTGCAGAAATACTTGGATTATCGTATTCAGCAATCATGCTAACACACTTGTATAACAAGCAGATTAAACAACTATAG